From the genome of Bacteroides sp. MSB163, one region includes:
- a CDS encoding peptidylprolyl isomerase has product MIRSGLTIILLCLGLAVFAQQDPVLMRINGEEILRSEFEYIYNKNNALAGIEQKTLSEYVDLFVNFKLKVAAAEAAGLDTTRAFREELEGYRRQLAKAYLTDESVSELAARQVYDKMKANNRAGQIRVSHIFKSLPQTVTSHVLRSVEARMDSLYAALQNGQADFDECVRNFSDEKKSFWVSWLQMPVEFEDIVFALKQGEISRPFFTPQGIHIVKVIERKDILPFEKVKDEIMRRQSRRNGMDRGTEALVEKLKKEYQYTEDKTGVDELLSKGQTDKRLFTLDGREYTGKMFAGFVASHPQGVQRQLKGFIMKSVLDYEYSRLEDKYPEFRMLMQEYRNGMLLFEISNREIWERVPSDEVGLAAYFEKHHSDYHWKVPRYKGIVLHTTTKKLGKQARKFLKSLPEEEWQNAIRLTFNAKTRQVQAEQGLFAPGDNAYVDEEIFKKGKAEPMTSFPFTTFLGEKVKGPETYQEVRVLLVGDYQNYLEERWIAQLRSTAKVEINQEVLKTVNKH; this is encoded by the coding sequence ATGATAAGAAGTGGATTGACAATAATTCTCCTTTGCCTGGGATTGGCGGTTTTTGCTCAGCAAGATCCGGTGTTGATGCGTATTAACGGGGAAGAAATTCTCCGTTCGGAGTTCGAATATATCTATAATAAGAATAATGCCCTTGCTGGTATCGAACAGAAAACATTGAGTGAATATGTTGATTTGTTTGTGAATTTTAAGCTGAAAGTCGCTGCAGCCGAAGCTGCCGGATTGGATACTACCCGGGCTTTTCGTGAAGAACTGGAGGGATACCGTCGCCAGTTGGCAAAAGCTTATTTGACGGATGAGTCTGTATCAGAGCTTGCAGCCCGTCAAGTATATGATAAAATGAAAGCTAATAATCGTGCCGGACAGATACGGGTAAGTCATATCTTTAAATCTCTTCCCCAAACAGTAACCAGTCATGTGCTGCGTTCTGTGGAAGCTCGGATGGATTCTCTTTATGCCGCATTGCAGAATGGGCAGGCGGACTTTGATGAGTGTGTACGTAATTTCTCCGATGAAAAAAAATCTTTTTGGGTAAGTTGGTTACAAATGCCTGTCGAGTTTGAAGATATTGTATTTGCATTAAAACAAGGAGAGATATCCCGACCTTTTTTTACACCGCAAGGCATTCATATTGTCAAGGTGATTGAACGGAAAGACATCCTGCCCTTTGAAAAAGTGAAGGATGAAATCATGCGTCGCCAGAGCCGTCGTAACGGAATGGACAGAGGGACGGAAGCTCTGGTGGAAAAGCTGAAAAAGGAATATCAATATACGGAAGATAAGACTGGAGTGGATGAATTGCTATCAAAAGGGCAGACGGATAAGAGACTGTTTACACTTGACGGCAGGGAATATACAGGAAAGATGTTTGCCGGTTTTGTAGCTTCCCACCCTCAGGGTGTGCAACGCCAGCTGAAAGGATTTATCATGAAGTCCGTACTGGATTATGAGTATAGTCGTCTGGAAGATAAATATCCGGAATTCCGTATGCTCATGCAAGAGTATCGGAATGGAATGTTACTGTTTGAAATCAGTAACCGGGAGATTTGGGAACGTGTACCTTCAGATGAGGTCGGACTGGCGGCCTATTTTGAAAAGCATCATTCGGATTATCATTGGAAAGTCCCCCGTTATAAAGGAATTGTGTTACATACTACAACGAAAAAGCTTGGAAAGCAAGCCCGTAAATTCCTGAAATCTCTGCCGGAAGAGGAGTGGCAGAATGCCATCCGGCTGACGTTTAATGCAAAGACGCGGCAAGTGCAGGCAGAACAAGGCTTATTTGCTCCCGGAGATAATGCTTATGTAGATGAAGAAATCTTCAAAAAGGGGAAAGCTGAACCTATGACGTCATTTCCTTTTACCACTTTTCTGGGTGAAAAGGTGAAGGGGCCGGAGACTTATCAAGAGGTGCGTGTACTGCTTGTAGGCGATTATCAGAACTATTTGGAGGAGCGTTGGATTGCACAATTACGGAGCACCGCTAAGGTTGAAATAAACCAAGAGGTTTTAAAAACCGTTAATAAGCACTGA
- the guaB gene encoding IMP dehydrogenase, whose protein sequence is MSFIADKIVMDGLTYDDVLLIPAYSEVLPKTVELSTKFSKNIELKIPFVTAAMDTVTEAKMAIAIAREGGIGVIHKNMSIEEQARQVAIVKRAENGMIYDPVTIKRGSTVGDALALMAEYRIGGIPVVDDERYLVGIVTNRDLRFVRDMNKHIDEVMTKENIITTNPTTDMEAVSQILQEHRIEKLPVVDKEGKLVGLITYKDITKAKDKPMACKDSKGRLRVAAGVGVTADTLDRMQALVDAGADAIVIDTAHGHSIYVIEKLKEAKKRFPNIDIVVGNIATGEAAKALVEAGADGVKVGIGPGSICTTRVVAGVGVPQLSAVYDVAKALKGTGVPLIADGGLRYSGDVVKALAAGGYSVMIGSLVAGTEESPGDTIIFNGRKFKSYRGMGSLEAMENGSKDRYFQSGTNDVKKLVPEGIAARVPYKGTLYEVIFQLVGGLRAGMGYCGAGSIEQLHDAKFTRITNAGVLESHPHDVAITSEAPNYSRPE, encoded by the coding sequence ATGTCATTTATTGCTGATAAGATTGTAATGGATGGATTAACTTATGACGACGTTTTGTTAATCCCCGCTTACTCTGAAGTGCTTCCTAAAACTGTCGAACTCTCGACAAAGTTTTCTAAAAACATTGAGTTGAAAATTCCGTTTGTAACGGCCGCTATGGATACGGTTACCGAAGCGAAAATGGCAATTGCCATTGCACGTGAAGGTGGTATCGGTGTTATCCATAAGAATATGTCTATCGAAGAACAGGCACGTCAGGTAGCCATCGTGAAGCGTGCCGAAAACGGTATGATTTATGATCCTGTAACCATTAAGAGAGGTTCTACCGTAGGCGATGCATTGGCATTGATGGCGGAATACAGAATTGGTGGTATACCGGTAGTGGATGATGAAAGATATTTGGTGGGAATTGTAACAAACCGTGACCTTCGTTTCGTAAGAGATATGAATAAGCATATCGACGAAGTGATGACAAAAGAAAATATTATCACTACTAATCCGACTACTGATATGGAGGCTGTTTCTCAAATTTTGCAGGAACACAGAATTGAGAAGTTGCCGGTTGTAGATAAGGAGGGTAAGCTGGTAGGCCTCATTACTTATAAAGATATAACGAAAGCTAAGGATAAACCGATGGCTTGCAAAGACTCGAAAGGTCGTTTGCGTGTAGCGGCCGGTGTAGGTGTAACGGCTGATACCCTCGACCGTATGCAGGCTTTGGTGGATGCCGGTGCTGATGCGATTGTTATCGACACGGCTCACGGACATTCTATCTATGTAATAGAAAAATTGAAGGAAGCTAAGAAGCGTTTTCCGAACATTGATATTGTGGTAGGTAACATTGCTACCGGAGAAGCTGCTAAAGCATTGGTGGAAGCCGGTGCTGATGGAGTGAAAGTTGGTATCGGACCAGGTTCTATCTGTACCACTCGTGTTGTGGCAGGTGTGGGAGTTCCTCAGTTGTCTGCTGTATATGATGTGGCTAAGGCGTTGAAGGGTACAGGTGTTCCTTTGATTGCTGACGGTGGTTTGCGCTACTCGGGTGATGTTGTGAAAGCTTTGGCTGCCGGAGGATATAGCGTAATGATCGGTTCGCTGGTTGCCGGAACGGAAGAGTCTCCCGGTGATACAATTATCTTCAACGGACGTAAGTTCAAATCTTATCGCGGTATGGGTTCGCTGGAAGCAATGGAGAATGGTTCAAAAGACCGTTATTTCCAGAGTGGTACCAATGACGTTAAGAAATTGGTGCCGGAAGGTATCGCTGCCCGTGTACCTTATAAGGGAACTTTATACGAAGTGATCTTCCAGTTGGTAGGTGGTTTGCGTGCCGGTATGGGGTATTGCGGTGCAGGTAGCATAGAGCAGTTGCACGATGCCAAGTTCACCCGCATCACTAATGCAGGCGTGCTTGAAAGCCACCCGCACGATGTGGCAATTACAAGCGAGGCTCCGAATTACAGTCGTCCCGAATAA